In Saccharothrix syringae, the following are encoded in one genomic region:
- a CDS encoding F0F1 ATP synthase subunit epsilon, with amino-acid sequence MAEMTVQLVAVERRLWSGTATTVVAQTLEGEIGILPGHEPVLGQLVEGGVVRIRTTDGEVVTAAVHGGFLSVTGDGVSILAETAELSGEIDVERARAKAASGDDAEKARASARLRAAGQTA; translated from the coding sequence GTGGCCGAGATGACCGTCCAGTTGGTCGCCGTGGAACGCCGCCTGTGGTCCGGCACGGCCACCACGGTGGTCGCGCAGACGCTCGAAGGCGAGATCGGCATCCTGCCGGGCCACGAGCCCGTGCTGGGCCAGCTCGTGGAGGGCGGCGTGGTCCGGATCCGCACCACCGACGGCGAGGTCGTGACGGCCGCCGTCCACGGGGGGTTCCTCTCCGTGACCGGTGACGGGGTGAGCATCCTCGCCGAGACGGCCGAGCTGTCCGGCGAGATCGACGTCGAGCGGGCGCGGGCGAAGGCCGCGAGCGGCGACGACGCGGAGAAGGCCCGGGCCAGCGCGCGGCTGCGCGCCGCGGGGCAGACGGCCTGA
- a CDS encoding DUF2550 domain-containing protein, translating to MGIAEVVGVVLFVAVVVLAYLAWRRVRVLRAGGVHVALRSRLDPSGRGWHLGVGHYRGDEFAWFRVLSLRTGPDVVISRDGFEIDDRREPAPPETYAMPSGAVVLRCSGARGEVEIAMGPDALTGFLSWLESAPPGRSIPWAS from the coding sequence GTGGGGATCGCCGAAGTCGTCGGGGTGGTCCTGTTCGTCGCGGTGGTGGTCCTCGCGTACCTCGCGTGGCGCCGGGTCCGCGTGCTGCGGGCCGGTGGCGTGCACGTGGCGCTGAGGTCCCGGCTTGATCCCTCCGGCCGGGGCTGGCACCTGGGTGTCGGCCACTACCGCGGTGACGAGTTCGCCTGGTTCCGGGTGCTGAGCCTGCGGACCGGCCCGGACGTGGTGATCTCCCGCGACGGCTTCGAGATCGACGACCGCCGCGAGCCCGCGCCCCCCGAGACCTACGCCATGCCCTCCGGCGCCGTGGTGCTGCGGTGCAGCGGCGCCCGGGGCGAGGTGGAGATCGCGATGGGCCCGGACGCGCTGACCGGCTTCCTGTCCTGGTTGGAGTCCGCGCCCCCGGGCCGCTCGATCCCCTGGGCGTCCTGA
- a CDS encoding cob(I)yrinic acid a,c-diamide adenosyltransferase, whose translation MAVHLTKIYTRVGDDGTTGLGDFSRVPKTSPRIAAYADVDETGAALGVALALGSLAPDVTEVVRRVQNDLFDVGADLSTPIAPDPKYPPLRVTQPYVDRLESWCDEFNARLGKLDSFILSGGTPGAALLHQARTVARRAERMTWALVEAEPDTTNPLAAKYLNRLSDLLFILARVANPDGDVLWRPGDNA comes from the coding sequence ATGGCCGTGCACCTGACGAAGATCTACACCCGCGTCGGCGACGACGGGACCACCGGGCTCGGCGACTTCTCGCGCGTGCCCAAGACCTCGCCGCGGATCGCCGCCTACGCGGACGTGGACGAGACCGGTGCCGCGCTCGGCGTCGCGCTGGCCCTCGGCTCGCTCGCGCCGGACGTGACCGAGGTCGTGCGGCGGGTGCAGAACGACCTGTTCGACGTCGGCGCGGACCTGTCCACGCCGATCGCGCCGGACCCGAAGTACCCGCCGCTGCGGGTCACCCAGCCGTACGTGGACCGCCTGGAGTCCTGGTGCGACGAGTTCAACGCCCGGCTGGGCAAGCTGGACTCGTTCATCCTGTCCGGCGGGACGCCCGGCGCCGCGCTGCTGCACCAGGCCCGCACCGTGGCCCGGCGCGCCGAGCGCATGACGTGGGCGCTGGTCGAGGCCGAGCCCGACACCACGAACCCGCTCGCGGCCAAGTACCTGAACCGGTTGTCCGACCTGCTGTTCATCCTGGCGCGGGTGGCCAACCCGGACGGTGACGTGCTCTGGCGGCCCGGGGACAACGCCTAG
- a CDS encoding MFS transporter, producing MTRWVLPLGWTAVLLDGFDLVVLGTVLPVLLERGEWGLTPASASAVSTAGLVGMMLGAMAIGTVTDVIGRRKALIASVGSFSLFTLLCAAAPSVEVFGGLRFLAGLGLGGCLPTAIALVNEFADASKRGRATTFVMTGYHVGAVLTALLGISVLPSMGWRALFVLGAAPALVLVPLMVFFLPESTAFRGTPAKQAVGSLFRPGLWRATLAFWVASFMGLLLVYGLNTWLPQIMRAAGYPLGAALGLLLTLNVGAVVGLVVAGAVADRFGVRPSTIGWFLASAVALGLLSVKLPTVGVYLAVLVAGCFVFSAQVLVYAYVGRTYDDANRATGLGWTAGVGRVGAICGPVLGGALLTAGVAYPWGFYAFALVAALGAVAITAVGATAGRVVPHVGGA from the coding sequence ATGACTAGATGGGTGCTCCCGCTGGGCTGGACGGCGGTGCTGCTCGACGGCTTCGACCTGGTGGTGCTCGGCACCGTCCTGCCGGTGCTGCTGGAACGCGGCGAGTGGGGCCTGACCCCGGCCTCGGCGTCCGCGGTGTCCACCGCGGGCCTGGTCGGCATGATGCTGGGCGCGATGGCCATCGGCACGGTCACCGACGTCATCGGCCGCCGCAAGGCGCTGATCGCGTCGGTGGGCAGCTTCTCGCTGTTCACCCTGCTGTGCGCGGCCGCGCCGTCGGTGGAGGTGTTCGGCGGCCTGCGCTTCCTGGCGGGCCTGGGCCTGGGCGGCTGCCTGCCCACGGCCATCGCGCTGGTCAACGAGTTCGCCGACGCCTCGAAGCGCGGCCGGGCCACCACGTTCGTCATGACCGGCTACCACGTGGGCGCCGTGCTCACCGCGCTGCTGGGCATCTCCGTGCTCCCCTCGATGGGCTGGCGGGCGCTGTTCGTGCTCGGCGCGGCCCCGGCGCTCGTGCTGGTGCCGCTGATGGTGTTCTTCCTGCCCGAGTCCACGGCGTTCCGCGGCACGCCCGCCAAGCAGGCCGTCGGCTCGCTGTTCCGGCCCGGCCTGTGGCGGGCGACGCTGGCGTTCTGGGTGGCCTCGTTCATGGGCCTGCTGCTGGTCTACGGGCTCAACACGTGGCTGCCGCAGATCATGCGCGCGGCGGGCTACCCGCTGGGCGCGGCGCTGGGGCTGCTGCTGACCCTCAACGTCGGCGCGGTGGTCGGCCTGGTGGTCGCGGGCGCGGTGGCCGACCGGTTCGGCGTGCGGCCGTCGACGATCGGCTGGTTCCTGGCCTCCGCGGTGGCGCTGGGCCTGCTGAGCGTGAAGCTGCCCACGGTGGGCGTGTACCTGGCGGTGCTGGTGGCCGGGTGCTTCGTGTTCAGCGCGCAGGTGCTGGTGTACGCCTACGTCGGTCGCACCTACGACGACGCGAACCGGGCGACCGGTCTCGGGTGGACGGCCGGCGTCGGCCGCGTCGGCGCGATCTGCGGGCCGGTGCTGGGTGGGGCGCTGCTCACGGCGGGCGTGGCCTATCCGTGGGGCTTCTACGCGTTCGCCCTCGTCGCGGCCCTGGGCGCGGTCGCGATCACGGCCGTTGGAGCGACCGCCGGGCGGGTGGTACCTCACGTAGGGGGTGCCTGA
- a CDS encoding IclR family transcriptional regulator, translating to MTTPKSSLERAFALLSVFTVDRPAMTLSELSRRSGLPLSTTHRLVAALVELRALTRNPDGGYSVGLRLLELGALSPGSLGLRDRAVPFLEDLYEVTRHNVQLAVRDGLEVVYVERISARDAVNVVTRVGSRMPLHCTGVGLVLLAAAPAAVQEEVLAGPLRRFTERTIVRPAELREVLARVRRDGYAISDRQIELITFSVAAPVRDAAGDVVASVSVVVPTGTRTDTVVPAVRACGLAISRALGWASA from the coding sequence GTGACCACGCCGAAGTCCTCCCTGGAGCGCGCGTTCGCGCTCCTGTCGGTGTTCACCGTGGACCGCCCGGCGATGACGCTGTCCGAGCTGAGCCGCCGCTCCGGCCTGCCGCTGAGCACCACGCACCGGCTGGTGGCCGCGCTGGTGGAGCTGCGCGCCCTGACCCGCAACCCCGACGGCGGCTACTCGGTGGGCCTGCGGCTGCTGGAGCTGGGCGCGCTGTCGCCGGGCAGCCTGGGCCTGCGCGACCGGGCGGTGCCGTTCCTGGAGGACCTGTACGAGGTGACGCGGCACAACGTGCAGCTGGCCGTGCGGGACGGGCTGGAGGTCGTCTACGTCGAGCGGATCTCCGCGCGGGACGCGGTCAACGTGGTGACGCGCGTGGGCAGCCGGATGCCGTTGCACTGCACGGGTGTCGGCCTGGTGCTGCTGGCCGCGGCACCGGCGGCCGTGCAGGAGGAGGTGCTGGCCGGGCCGCTGAGGCGGTTCACCGAGCGGACCATCGTGCGCCCGGCCGAGCTGCGGGAGGTCCTGGCCCGCGTGCGCCGCGACGGGTACGCGATCAGCGACCGGCAGATCGAGCTGATCACGTTCTCGGTGGCGGCACCGGTGCGGGACGCGGCCGGCGACGTGGTCGCGTCGGTGTCCGTCGTGGTGCCGACGGGGACGCGCACGGACACCGTGGTGCCCGCGGTGCGGGCGTGCGGGCTGGCGATCTCGCGCGCGCTGGGCTGGGCGTCGGCCTGA
- the murA gene encoding UDP-N-acetylglucosamine 1-carboxyvinyltransferase — protein MSEHFRVQGGARLVGEVDVVGAKNSVLKLMAAALLAEGTTTITNCPEILDVPLMADVLRSLGCEVTLTGDVATITTPAELNHRADSEAMGKLRASVCVLGPLVGRCKRAVVALPGGDAIGSRPLDMHQNGLRKLGAHSEIEHGCVVAEAEGLHGAQIWLDFPSVGATENILMAAVLANGTTVIDNAAREPEIVDICVMLQQMGAKIEGAGTSTLTVHGVESLRPTEHRVIGDRIVGATWAFAAAMTRGDITVRGVDPHHLDLVLEKLRTAGAEVTTLEGDAFRVVQHDRPRSVDFVTLPYPGFATDLQPFAIALSSVSEGTSMITENLFEARFRFIEEMVRLGADARTDGHHAVVRGVERLSSAPVWASDIRAGAGLVLAGLCADGVTEVYEVFHVERGYPGFVENLRNLGATVERVGG, from the coding sequence GTGAGCGAGCACTTCCGGGTCCAGGGCGGTGCGCGCCTGGTCGGCGAGGTCGACGTCGTGGGCGCGAAGAACAGCGTGCTGAAGCTGATGGCGGCGGCGCTGCTGGCCGAGGGCACCACCACGATCACCAACTGCCCGGAGATCCTGGACGTCCCGCTGATGGCGGACGTCCTGCGCAGCCTGGGCTGCGAGGTCACGCTGACCGGTGACGTGGCCACCATCACCACACCGGCGGAGCTCAACCACCGCGCCGACTCCGAGGCGATGGGCAAGCTCCGCGCGTCGGTGTGCGTGCTGGGCCCCCTGGTGGGCCGCTGCAAGCGCGCGGTCGTCGCGCTGCCCGGCGGCGACGCCATCGGCTCGCGTCCGCTGGACATGCACCAGAACGGCCTGCGCAAGCTCGGCGCGCACAGCGAGATCGAGCACGGCTGCGTGGTCGCCGAGGCCGAGGGCCTGCACGGCGCGCAGATCTGGCTGGACTTCCCCAGCGTCGGCGCCACCGAGAACATCCTGATGGCGGCGGTGCTGGCCAACGGCACCACGGTCATCGACAACGCCGCCCGCGAGCCGGAGATCGTCGACATCTGCGTGATGCTCCAGCAGATGGGCGCCAAGATCGAGGGCGCGGGCACGTCCACGCTGACCGTGCACGGGGTGGAGTCGCTGCGCCCGACCGAGCACCGCGTGATCGGCGACCGCATCGTCGGCGCCACCTGGGCGTTCGCCGCCGCGATGACCCGCGGCGACATCACCGTGCGCGGCGTGGACCCGCACCACCTCGACCTGGTGCTGGAGAAGCTGCGCACGGCCGGCGCCGAGGTCACCACGCTGGAGGGCGACGCGTTCCGCGTGGTCCAGCACGACCGGCCGCGGTCGGTGGACTTCGTGACGCTGCCCTACCCGGGGTTCGCCACCGACCTCCAGCCGTTCGCGATCGCGCTGTCCAGCGTGTCCGAGGGCACGTCGATGATCACCGAGAACCTGTTCGAGGCGCGGTTCCGGTTCATCGAGGAGATGGTGCGGCTCGGTGCCGACGCCCGGACCGACGGGCACCACGCGGTGGTGCGCGGGGTGGAGCGGCTGTCCAGCGCGCCCGTGTGGGCCTCGGACATCCGCGCCGGGGCGGGGCTGGTGCTCGCCGGGCTGTGCGCGGACGGGGTGACCGAGGTGTACGAGGTGTTCCACGTCGAGCGCGGCTACCCGGGGTTCGTGGAGAACCTGCGCAACCTCGGGGCGACCGTGGAGCGGGTCGGCGGCTGA